TAATATGAGAATCTCGAGATTTGGCAGCAACGAACCAATTTCATTCATATAATTCCAAGGATACCCCCCTAACCCAGACAAACGTAACACCTTGAGACTTGATGGAAACATTGAAAGAGGAATCGTATTACACTCATACTTTATCTCGGGATTCTTAATCCAATATCCAAGTTCGACCAAATTCTGGAGTTGGGAGATATAACCTAAGCAACTCAATGGGTTtctttcatcatcatcatcatcataaggCTTCAACTCCACTTCAATAATTAATTCCTTTAAATTAGGAATTCTTTTGAGAACTTCCCTTGTACAACTATTTGCACTCACACTATAAAGTGAGGTGAGTTTGTTCAAGGTAGCATCATCAGTATTAGGGGTTGGTAGGTCGCGTCCCCAAATATGAATCAGCTCTAGTTCTTGCATGTCCCAAATTTGCACAGGCATATAAGACTGAACTCCACGCTTTTTAATGAGCATATGTGGACGGATAATCAAGAATTGAAGGTGAAAAAGGTTGGATATCGAAGGAGGGAGCTCCCCGTTGCATGTTAGGGCAAGGTACCGCAGACAAACaagttttaaaatttcaattggGATATGGTAAAATCGGACACGTAGAGCATATAGTACCCTGAGCAACGTGAAACCCATGGCATGTATTGGGATTGGATATGGGTGATAAGGACCATGACAAAGGACAGAACGGGCAGTGGATGCACAATCACTTTTTATCGAATCATACACTTGTTTGAAGCAGAATAAACTACTCCAATGGGCACACAAGCGACGCTGGTCTTTTATTACATCATCACAACCTCGTATGACATGTAGAAACTTGATCCTACTAGCTTCTACCTTACATAAGTGCTGCCAACAAGAATGCACGCGATACAGTCTACTCGAATACCAAATATTTTCTATTTCGAGAACAAGATAATACCCCTGAGAAAGCTTTTCCCAGAAACCTTCAAAACTTTTTTCAACATTCAGTTCATGAAAGCCCTCAGCACTCAAAAGATAATTAATATGGAATGGTCTCTGATCAACATAAGGAGGGAAAGCTCCCATATAGAGGAAGAACATTTTTAAATGTTGGGGTAAGTAGTCATAACTTGGGAAAAGTACCtctgatatttgattatatgcatCCTTGAAAAGTGAGTTGTGTTGTTTGTAGGCTACCTCAGTCCAGTATTCTGGGGTCTTGTCGGCTTTTGATAGGAGCTCTGCAACTGTGACTATCATAAGAGGAAGACCTTCACATTTCTCAGCAATCTTCTCTCCCAGTTTCTCAAATTGAGGAGGGAAACCGTCTTCACTAAACACCTTCACACCAAACACCTTCTCACCAAGTAGTTTCTTACTTTCTTCTTCATTCAACAAGTTCAATCTTATGCCCCCATGCTGCTTGTATGTTATACGTTTTCTACTTGTAAGTAAGAACTGAATCCCTCCAAGAGTATTCTTTTCTCGCAACCAATTTATCAAGCGATCTACTGCTTGTTCctcccaaacatcatccaacacGA
The genomic region above belongs to Salvia miltiorrhiza cultivar Shanhuang (shh) chromosome 5, IMPLAD_Smil_shh, whole genome shotgun sequence and contains:
- the LOC131026596 gene encoding putative late blight resistance protein homolog R1A-10 isoform X1, which translates into the protein MAAFGAAASLKNTILRILQSSRISLVSHSPQIFQPVYDEMDRLQRVLLELDETSCSKIRTKVNAADELIKEAVWEFEDLLESHVLPQILPQLQSERSNLSFSVDLQSLQHHVDCFVEMVKMMEEEYIIEMENMAEEEGEPISSRIDFGGMIKSKMVGLSYEFQWARDNLLQDKHFSICGMAGVGKTTFAKHIFEDPSIRSHFEFRAWVKVGRKCTPNELLRCVLAQVDPNTYRMLAQGDDDDEELVGLLKEKLQDKKCFIVLDDVWEEQAVDRLINWLREKNTLGGIQFLLTSRKRITYKQHGGIRLNLLNEEESKKLLGEKVFGVKVFSEDGFPPQFEKLGEKIAEKCEGLPLMIVTVAELLSKADKTPEYWTEVAYKQHNSLFKDAYNQISEVLFPSYDYLPQHLKMFFLYMGAFPPYVDQRPFHINYLLSAEGFHELNVEKSFEGFWEKLSQGYYLVLEIENIWYSSRLYRVHSCWQHLCKVEASRIKFLHVIRGCDDVIKDQRRLCAHWSSLFCFKQVYDSIKSDCASTARSVLCHGPYHPYPIPIHAMGFTLLRVLYALRVRFYHIPIEILKLVCLRYLALTCNGELPPSISNLFHLQFLIIRPHMLIKKRGVQSYMPVQIWDMQELELIHIWGRDLPTPNTDDATLNKLTSLYSVSANSCTREVLKRIPNLKELIIEVELKPYDDDDDERNPLSCLGYISQLQNLVELGYWIKNPEIKYECNTIPLSMFPSSLKVLRLSGLGGYPWNYMNEIGSLLPNLEILILHRYAFRGPEWDITPGSFLKLIELRIQDTDLVRWRPQRGSFPMLRRLSMKHCYKLQQLDWKYDHWITIELVECNPLAVACANELKDKFSFQLIVKSSF